Within Haematobia irritans isolate KBUSLIRL chromosome 2, ASM5000362v1, whole genome shotgun sequence, the genomic segment gataaacaacctgtaatgacaagtgctaggagtccgacattttaccgacggttatttgaacaatcccataccggtgcgtgatgtatcattggatttggtcgagcaaacaatcgaaattgttgaaaagaatgaaaaattctatttcgctattgcagatattatctcTGGTGAAGTAAACAATCTTATAGCAACTGATATCGCCTCATGTGACCTGGTCACAGTagatataacccatgtcatcaatttccagttccgaaatatcgaagaatacagtaacagtgctatatttagttatagaactcgatccaattggggcatagcatcggaattaattcctatacctgaagaagctggtcaggatataccatctgactcccgaccatggctgaaccttttgctaaaaccaaagaacgcTGTGCTGAAGAAGCACATAATCGAACGCAATGTGGTAGAGTAGGCGTTAGTTATGGCGGTCGTAGTGGTagtaaataacatggaaaatcttccaaacgacctatgaattagcacaaacatttttattgattccataaaaatctattacatattcattagtaacgttaaaggtgattttttattaaaatatgtatgtagtaacatttttgctgttaaaggtgggtactatgttcgagttgaaaattattttattttctcgattactttttctaaaataatcaaaattgtaaatgaaaacaaacataattctgCTAAAGCTTGACGAAATctcgataaaaaaataaaatgcgcatcaattaaatttaattatcttcttcaaattaaactattttaatgaagtaaccacgaaaatttcaacgggaaaaccgaacatagtacagaccttaaaatgaaagttttagaTTTGTATAAACAAATGTAAAGAGAATCTCATTCCATTCGAGTTTATGaattaaaactaaacaaaattgctatatgttacttttttaatttaatttatatacttttttaattggacataaaaaaatacttgattaaaaaattaattgatttcataagaaaatttcaattaattttttaattgattcaattaaaaatttagttgactgttttaaatttgattaaaaaattgattgattaattacatttttaatagtttgttaacttaaagattttgtcttccaattttttgataaaaggttaaggttaaataaaactcaaataaaaacatctggagttttttcatcccagattaaaaccaaatatatattttaacaaaattaaaaatttttaaaatattttaataataataaatgaattgaatttataagttaaaatcatattgtttttttacccACCTTCATCTAtgtagtgaaaaaaatggattctGAGATATCttcatccaaaaatatttgaaattaatttcacgacGGCTACAATTTGGTAATTGGATTCATGATTTTTGTAATAagttgaaaatcaaatacaaaaataattgaaatcacaattggaaattgatgacatgggttatatcgTCTATGGCCAGGGCACGTGAGACAgttgctataagatttttttcttcaccagatgtaatatctgcaatagcgatTACATTTTTTCCACTAAGGGTTAGTAGATAGATTCTATCATGGAAGCTAGGAAggatcttcgttcaaaattctggttatgggacatcaaagtggaagtcattacctacattttgatgtacgccatgtgctccaacagtgtttttgaacgaggatatccctgattccaagttttccactgggggggcagaatatagattctaccatggaagccaggaacggacatcgttcaaaattccgctaatgggacatcaaagtggaggtcaatacctacattttgatgtatgctatgagttccaacagtgtttttggacgaagatatccctgattccaagttttccattggggacagaacatagattctaccatggaagccaagaacggacttcgttcaaaattccgctaatgggacatcaaagtggaggtcattacccacattttgatgtatgtcatgtgttccaacagtgtttttgaacgaagatatctctgATTCCAAATTTTCCACTGGGCGGGTAGAACATAAattttaccatggaagccaggaacggacttcgttcaaaatttcgctaatgggacatcaaagtggaggtcattacctacattttgatgtatgtcatgagttccaacagtgttttttaacgaagatatccctgattctaagttttccactgggggggcagaacatagattctaccatagaAGTCAGAAACGGACtccgttcaaaattctgcttacggcacatcaaagtggaagtcattacctacattttgatgtacgccatgtgctccaagagtgtttttggacgaagatatcccggtttccatttttgacacctttagatcacattgagaatgtttcttaatgtgaaggttcaattattttcaataaaaatgcaaaaatgcaaacatggtaacaatgaaattcgaaagttgtggcaactccggtggattggtttgttgtcgtgcaaaatttagaataataaaataattttatttattattttattaaaaatgaagatctcacggtacagcacaaacagaaatggtaaacatattagtgtttttattgttcgctatgttatacatcaaaatattccacagccatagcgttttggcgccaaaacgtgaattggcatgcaaattgagaaagaagggaacaacagaattcattcaggaatatgatttatggagaaggcaatcgctgtgaacaaattggatgtgttggaggtagtatggaaattattatctgcactgctgatcgtttaaattgtacaagcgaatgttattgacacagCCACTATAACTTATCcatttttagatgaagctcatcgtattttggatatggaagatatcattggatatacggcccgataaacaacccgtaatgacaagtgctaggagtccgacattttaccgacggttatttgaacaatcccataccggtgcgtgatgtatcattggatttggtcgagcaaacaatcgaaattgttgaaaagaatgaaaaattctatttcgctattgcagatattatctcTGGTGAAGTAAACAATCTTATAGCAACTGATATCGCCTCATGTGACCTGGTCATAGaagatataacccatgtcatcaatttccagttccgaaatatcgaagaatacagtaacagtgctatatttagttatagaactcgatccgattggggcatagcatcggaattaattcctatacctgaagaagctggtcaggatataccatctgactcccgaccatggctgaaccttttgctaaaaccaaagaacgcTGTGCTGAAGAAGCACATAATCGAACGCAATGTGGTAGAGTAGGCGTTAGTTATGGCGGTCGTAGTGGTagtaaataacatggaaaatcttccaaacgacctatgaattagcacaaacatttttattgattccataaaaatctattacatattcattagtaacgttaaaggtgattttttattaaaatgtgtatgtagtaacatttttgctgttaaaggtgggtactatgttcgagttgaaaatcattttattttctcgattactttttctaaaataatcaaaattgtaaatgaaaacaaacataattctgCTAAAGCTTGACGAAAtctcgataaaaaataaaatgcgcatcaattaaatttaattatcttcttcaaattaaactattttaatgaagtaaccacgaaaatttcaacgggaaaaccgaacatagtacatgGAAGCTAGGAAggatcttcgttcaaaattctggttatgggacatcaaagtggaggtcattacccacattttgatgtatgtcatgtgttccaacagtgtttttggacgaagatatccctgattccaagttttccactgggcgggtagaacataaattttaccatggaagccaggaacggacttcgttcaaaatttcgctaatgggacatcaaagtggaggtcattacctacattttgatgtatgtcatgagttccaacagtgtttttgaacgaacatatccctgattccaagttttccactgggggacagaacatagattctaccatggaagccaggaacggacttcgttcacaattccgctaatgggacatcaaagt encodes:
- the LOC142226007 gene encoding putative ATP-dependent RNA helicase DDX43 codes for the protein MGFDPQIRKISLDIRPDKQPVMTSARSPTFYRRLFEQSHTDIISGEVNNLIATDIASCDLVTVDITHVINFQFRNIEEYSNSAIFSYRTRSNWGIASELIPIPEEAGQDIPSDSRPWLNLLLKPKNAVLKKHIIERNVVE